A genomic stretch from candidate division WOR-3 bacterium includes:
- a CDS encoding aryl-sulfate sulfotransferase: MRSNNLRTIGGALIFFIWAIASAQVYDGLILYNPVYDRNTYLVDTNRQIVKTWNCSNTPAYMPYLMPDSTLWRPGAYSRAVMRGGVYGGLIEQFDWDGNVIRSFIWSDSNHQQHHDIHPMPNGHILLLSWDRKTRAEAQAMGRVNINGDMWAEEIIEYDPIGDSVVWEWHVWDHLIQDVDSTKPNYGVVRDHPELIDINLGTLFMYGDWIHANIVEYNEQRDEIIFCSHFLNELYVIDHSTTTAEARGHTGGRHGKGGDIIYRWGNPQNYDRGDSSDQVFFVVHGANWIKPGLIGEGNILVFNNGDRPGTQNDYSSVLEITPPLDSNDHYYIHPDSAFGPEEPSWIYSNPGVFYSAHMSGAYRLPNGNTIINEAVSGRVFEITYDGTVVWEHRTPQWTGRVIKYPRAYLTGVQEQFVVRSSDLVISPNPFQRSTTLSYQLTRLAFVNLTVYDALGRRVKMLVNGYQDEGSHRVSFDARKDAPAGVYFVRLEVVPTDTQAKGGFSITRKVIKE; this comes from the coding sequence ATGAGGAGCAATAATCTAAGAACGATAGGGGGTGCCCTGATCTTTTTTATCTGGGCAATCGCATCAGCGCAGGTTTATGATGGGCTGATATTATATAACCCGGTATATGACCGGAACACCTATCTTGTTGATACCAATCGGCAGATAGTCAAGACCTGGAACTGCTCAAACACACCTGCCTATATGCCCTATCTGATGCCCGACAGCACCCTCTGGCGTCCTGGTGCTTATTCCCGTGCGGTGATGCGGGGCGGCGTTTATGGCGGATTGATTGAGCAGTTTGACTGGGATGGCAATGTTATTAGAAGTTTCATCTGGTCTGATTCCAACCACCAGCAGCACCACGACATCCATCCAATGCCCAACGGTCATATCCTGCTTCTCTCCTGGGACCGAAAAACCAGGGCAGAGGCACAGGCGATGGGGCGGGTGAATATTAACGGTGATATGTGGGCAGAGGAGATTATTGAGTATGACCCGATCGGTGACAGCGTTGTCTGGGAGTGGCATGTCTGGGACCATCTGATTCAGGATGTAGATTCCACCAAACCAAATTATGGCGTTGTCAGGGACCATCCAGAACTGATTGACATTAACCTCGGCACCCTGTTTATGTACGGTGACTGGATTCATGCCAATATCGTTGAATACAATGAACAGCGGGATGAGATTATTTTCTGTTCCCATTTTCTCAATGAACTTTATGTGATTGACCATTCCACAACAACTGCGGAGGCGCGCGGTCATACCGGTGGCAGGCATGGCAAAGGTGGTGATATTATCTACCGCTGGGGGAATCCACAGAACTATGACCGCGGCGACTCCAGCGACCAGGTCTTCTTTGTTGTTCATGGTGCCAACTGGATAAAGCCTGGGCTGATTGGTGAAGGCAATATCTTAGTTTTTAATAACGGCGACCGGCCGGGAACACAGAATGATTACTCCAGTGTCCTTGAAATCACACCGCCACTTGATTCCAATGACCACTACTACATCCATCCTGATTCTGCTTTTGGACCAGAAGAACCATCCTGGATATATTCAAATCCCGGGGTTTTCTATTCGGCACATATGTCTGGCGCATATCGCCTGCCCAATGGCAATACGATAATCAACGAGGCGGTAAGTGGCAGGGTTTTTGAAATCACCTATGATGGTACGGTTGTCTGGGAGCATAGGACACCCCAGTGGACCGGCAGGGTGATAAAATATCCGCGCGCTTATCTCACCGGGGTCCAGGAACAGTTCGTCGTTCGTAGTTCGGACCTGGTTATTTCACCAAATCCCTTTCAGCGCTCAACTACCCTGAGTTATCAATTAACCCGTCTTGCCTTTGTCAACCTAACGGTTTATGATGCCCTGGGCAGGAGGGTCAAAATGCTTGTCAATGGTTATCAGGATGAGGGCTCGCACAGGGTCAGTTTTGATGC